The genomic stretch TAGATGGTTAGGTGATCATACCCTTGCATCTCAGTATCCCCAGCTATACAACATAGTCCATCATAAGCATGATACTGTGGCAAATGTTATGAGTTCAACATAGTCCATTGGTTTTCGGAGAAGGCTGATTGGTGATAAATGGGATCAATGTGTACACCTATGCCAAAGATTAATGGAGATAAATTTAAATTATGATCAAGATAAGTTCGTTTGGGGTCTAACACTTTCAGGGAAATTcactgttaaatctatgtatggtgATATGTTAAATGGGCATACAAGATATCTTCGTAAAtatctttggaaaataaaaatcccACTAAAAATTAAAATCTTTATATGATTCCTTAGTAAGAAAGTCCTCTTGACTCGTGATAATCTAGcaatgaggaattggaatggaaatACGAAATGCTCTTTCTGTGATGCTGAGGAATCAGTTGAACATTTGTTTATTTCCTGTCCTTTTGCTAGGCATATTTGGTGGGTGGTTTTTTCTGCATACaatattccacctccatccaatgTCATAAATATGTTTAGGAATTGGCTTAATGGAACTGACAAAACTGATAAAGCTAGGATTCACATAGGTgtttcggctttatgttggtcaatatgaaattgcagaaatgatattgtttttaacaaaaagGATTCCACTAATTTCTTGCATATTATTCACACTATGGTTCATTGGATCCAGCTTTGGCGTTTCTTGctcccggaggaccagcgggagtgcatggtttctggatgcaaccgccttcgaatgattacccaggatattttctaccaggctacttggATGCCTATTAAGAGATTACAAGATGCATAGATTGCTTAGTAGTCTTTCTATTTTTCGGTGGTTGTTTTTTGTATCGACCCTCGTTGATCCATGATTTGTAAACTCTGAATATTCAGTTTTTTAATAAAAgtttgtgtgcatcaaccgatgcagaggctggggtgaaccccatttcgaaaaaaacataCTCTTCTAGTGCCGGTACTCCCTCCGTATTTGGAATATGATAAACGATTTGCTTGAGCTCCTCAATTTCAACCCATCAAGTTGGATGGCTTTCGACAACATCGGTGGTGACTAAGCTTGTTCTTACCCACGCTAGGAGACGAAAGCCATGGCCTCCCTTCTCATGCCCGTCTTTCGAGAGATTTGGAATAAACAAAATGCGAGGATCTTCAAGAATGTGAGCACCACCTGCGCCATCATTTTCGCCAAAATCAAGATGGAAGTTAAAGTTTGGGTTCTTGCGGGGGCTAAGCACCTAGGTGGTTTAATCCCGAAAAGTAGTTTTTTTTGCGAATGTTGTTTGTGTTGTAACCTTTAAATTGTGTCCTCTAATTTCTTCTTATTTTAGTACGAAGATCGTTTGTACCCTATAATACTAGGGAAGAACTCATATCGGATGAAGAAAGTACCATGCGGAATCCAGTGTTTAAATCAAGAAAGGAGTTTTTTTTCCCTAGTACAGGGTCGTCTACGAGCACAACATGGTTAGTATGAATCCTCAATGATCAAGACGAGGTGCATATATAGAAAACAGTGATGGAACCAGAATTTTACGGAAGGGAATGCCGCATCAAGCTTTTGGAGTTCATTTCGATAGTATGCATACCAATCCAGCAAATAATAGTATGCAGTGCAGTTTGGTATACAAGCAAAAAATCATATATATCACAGAAATTAAGTTAGTAAATTAGTCGTGTCTTGTGGTTTTGAGGCTCTTGCTTGTTTTGATCGTAGACATTTCTATGAAAACAGCACCCGGCAAACGGTGTTTCTAAATAGTATTATGTGTGCCGTCTAGTTTCGTAGGATGATCTGTGATTAGGCATCTAGATAGCTGTTTTGTAGGTCATACGCGCACACAATTGTTCCACCCAATTCATTTTTTCCAGCCTGGCTAACCCCCTTTCCATTACGAAACATAACGGAAATACATAGTTCGCTCGCTACAAAGACCAAACGATGGGCAATAAAGTAAAACAgggtaaaaaaacaggaaagcaaGCTGGCAGGAAACCCGCTGAGAATGTTTCTATCTCGAAACACCCCTACAGAGCAAAAACCTGCCACCACCAAGTATCACTCAATACTCTTATACATGAAGTTCATTAAACTATCATAGGAAAGCTAAGAGGCCAACTAACAGATCTAAACAACCATCCTGAAAATCCAACACCCACGAAACTTCCCCTCAATCGCCGATCATAGCAGAATCTTGTACATCCTCCACCTTTATCTTCCtaccaacatcagcagcaagcttTTCTGGTCTCTGCCACCACCTTCTCCTTGTCGTAATTTGCTTGTAAACCTGCCCAGTATAGAAGAAAAGAACACATGGTAACAGAGCCTCGATAGGGGATTTGAGAGTATATCCTTCAAACGTAACTTTGTTACGAGTTGTCCAAATCGTCCAACAAACAGTAGCAATCCCCACCATATACATTTTCGACCCTCTAGGTAAAAAGGCATAAAACCAAAATATTGCCTGCCAGAGAGAATTTGAACATGTATTGGTACCACCCATCACCCCCCCCAACAACACGAGCAATAGGACATGTAAAAAATAAATGGTGCACAGTCTCAATTTGCCTACAGAAGGAGCACATAGGATTACCAAGCCATTTACGACGTCTCATATTGTCTCTCGTAGGAATACCATTTCTAAAAGTTTGCCACATAAAAATCTGTATCTTCAGAGAAATCTTAGCTTCCAAATCATCTTATTGTCGGAACCAGGAAAATTGCTCTCCAAAAATTCATATACTGAATTCATAGTATCGCTTGGGCAACgttccaacaaaacaaacatttgGCATGGGACCGGTCAAGCATTTTATGATCGTGACATGTGGACGACTTTTGTGCACCTAAAACATGTTCACATAATCTATTCTCTAGATGTTCTGAAGTATGGTTTAATCTATCTCTAGACAACTGGAGTATATGTTATTTATATCAGACCTGCACTTTTGCGAATTTTAAGTTATTCAATTGTTGTGTTTCAAACGGGCCCTCGGCTCGTTTGGTTATAAATTGCCGCAGAGCTCCATTCAACCGCCAACCcgccacttccatataccatggtCGACCTCTCAAACTCTGCAACAATGTCGACTCCGTCCATGGAAATTGCCCTGGGTTGTATCCCCGCCGACCCGAACGGGATAGAGAGCAAGAATGTTACCAACGTCCTTGACCTCTGGCACCTGAAGAAAGAGATCCCGGCTCCCTTCGTCTGGCCCCACGCAGACACGCACCCGTCGTCGTTGACGACGACGGAGCTGGACGTGCCGGTGGTCGACGTTGGCGCGGCGCTGCGCTCCGCCGCCGGGATGCGCCATGCCGCGGCGCAGGTGGCCGCCGCGTGCGCGAGCCACGGCTTCTTCCAGGTGACCGGGCACGGCGTGGACCCGGCCCTAGCCCGCGCCGCGCTTGACGGCGCCGGGGGcttcttcgacctcccgctcgcCACCAAGCAGCGCGCACGCCGCGCCCCCGGCACCGTCACGGGCTACGCCTCCGCCCACGCCGACCGCTTCGCCTCCAAGCTTCCCTGGAAGGAAACTCTCTCcttcggccacgaccacgacgacggcgacagCCGCGGCGTCGTGGACTACTTCACCTCCACCCTAGGCGACGACTTCAAAGACCTAGGGTTAGTAAAACATGCATGACTAAACAGTAAACACTCAACCAGCTCTGCATTTCGATTTCATATTTCTACGGAATACACTTGTAAGTAACATATGGATGAGTAATGTCGGGTGGGTGTGTAACGTAACTGTGTATGCTGCAGGGAGGTGTACCAGGAGTACTGCAAGGCGATGGAGGAGGCGTCGCTGGCGATAATGGAGGTGCTCGGGGTGAGCCTGGGGCTGGGGAGAGGCTACTACAGGGACTTCTTCGCCGACGGCAGCTCCATCATGAGGTGCAACTATTACCCGCGGTGCCCGGAGCCGGACAGGACGATGGGGACGGGGCCGCACTGCGACCCGTCGGCGCTCACCATCCTGCTGcaagacggcgccgtggacgggcTCCAGGTGTTTCTCGACGGCGCCTGGCGCTCCGTGCGGCCCAAGCCCGGAGTGCTCGTCGTCAACATCGGCGACACATTCATGGTACGTACGGTCGCATGTGCACTAGATCTTCCCGATCTCGGTACACCACGGTGTCGCGTCGCGTCTCGTCTCGTGCCGTGCCCCTCGTACGTGTCGACATGTCATGATAAGCATTTAGCATGTATGATGTCCGCGGGAACGAACGATATAGTGGGGCTTTCTTTTGTCTTCGTCTAGATCGCAAACCCTTTACCCTTAGTGCCatctttactactccctccgatacgTGACAAGTGTCAGGACATTAGTTTAACTTAATCAAATTTGAACTAGATCTCGACAATTACTATAGATAAAAGGGAGTATAGTTATAACATCAGGCGCTTATACGAGAAGCTAACCATGTTATACATAATTAACATGGGTGTGAATCATCATCAGGTCGCACCAACTGCGGATCCCCGCATCTGGCCCATCAATTTAGTGTTTGAGATCCTATCCTTTTGGCTTAGTTACAAATTTTGGAACTTACTACATAATATACATGTATTTGTTATTTTTATATTGGTTACATGAATATATTTAATATAAAACTTCACATAACATATCTCAATGATTTTTCTAAGAGCCTTTTGAAACTTACACATATGATTTTCTCGAGccattaaaagcatctactttccTACTTTTTCTTGAGGGCCCTAATTCCTCTCTTTCTATTGGATGCTTAACCAAGTTTAGTCGTGCCCCCATTCCAAAAAAATTGTCCTAACAAATGGTTCGTCCACCCGTCTTTGCAGAGTTCATGGTTTTCCCCCCTTTTTTGAATATTTTGGTACACAAATGACAATGATAAGCTACTCGTACATCTTAAAGGAGCTTTTCTACTACACTTGTCAAGACGATCCATGACAACGATGATAGCAATGATTAATAGGATAAGAAACTACTCGTATGGAAACCTAAGAGAGAATTGCTTCGAAAACCCTATGCCCGGCAGATTACTTAACCTCAACAAGGACACCAGGCACAAATATCTGCTGAATAGAATAGATCTGAGGCATTGGGTACTTCCCATTTTCCTGAAGATGACATAATTGGGATCTCAACATGGTTGTACTATGTGCATAGTCGCGGATGTTGTGTTCATTTTTGCTTTTTTTGGCTTCTTCTCATTCTTCATTTGTTTTATATCATATTAGAGTTTTCCTTGTTTTATCGTCTCTCAATGAATATTTCCACTACAGTTTCATAATAACAAAAGAGAAGAAGTAGCAATTCGGAACACAAAATGAATTTCTCTTCAAGTTTTAGTGTGTCTCACTATTCGAGTTTGCTTTTTTTTTAAATAGCCTGAATAGTTATGTTTGACCCCTTGagaaaaaaaatcttctatatttagAAACAGAGGTAGTGGTATAATGAATGATAGACTTGTGTCCTAGAGAAAAAAGTGCAAGCTCTATTAAGCCAATGTTGGAGCTGAAATTTTGCCCTTTTTTTTTAACCAAAGGACACAAAGTTGTCCTCGTTCTATGAAAATTTGTATGGACTTCATGTGCACGTAGGACCCACATACTGTATTTGGCTTACTCAGCCTCCAGTGGGTTATGCACGATTGCACGCACGCACGCCTTGACTTGTCTACGCACACATGTACCATAGTGATCGAGTCAGTTGTCTGTTTCGAAGTTTTGAGCCACCAAGACGGAGTGCCAGCATAAGGGTATGTGGTTCCTTTCTGTTTTAGCCGTTTTGGACGCTTGCCTATCTTGGCTGTCGTACGCCGGCaggcggtggtggccggcgggGCCCTCCCCTTCCCCGGTACGGCCCCTGCACGTGACGCCGTCGGTTTCCTAGTTTTGGCGCCAATGCCATGGCATGCCATGCACGACGGATGTAGCTTTCGCTTGCCGTGCGCCTGCGCCTGTCCGCAAGGCATCGGTGAGTCGACCCGGCGCTCTGCACGTCGATCGTCATGCTCCTTCGTTCCGACACAGCACCGTACGCCTCGTCCACTCTCCCACGGTTCCCACGGTTCCTCAGTCTTGCACACAAAGCTCACGCCTTTCTATCTAGTGATGCACCCCAGACAAATTAGCTCAGCTCACTCTGTTGTAAGCAGGCGCTGTCGAACGGGCGGTACAAGAGCTGCCTCCACCGCGCGGTGGTGCACCGGGAGCAGGAGCGCCGCTCGCTGGCCTACTTCCTCTGCCCACGCCACGACCGCCTGGTGCGCCcgccgtcgtctccggcgccggcgccccGGCTGTACCCGGACTTCACGTGGGCCGACCTCATGCGGTTCACGCAGCGCCACTACCGCGCCGACAACCGCACGCTCGACGCCTTCGCGCTCTGGCTCGGCCCGCCAAGCTGCTCCGCCCCGCCGATGTCGCCCGGCTAAGGCCGGCCCGAGAGGCCGTCTAGtccttctttatttattattagtCCTTCTTTATTTATTATGGTCTTGTATATTTTCTTACGCTGTGCATTGGGGGAGCATGTGAGCTGTATATTGTAGCACAACTAACTATCCTGTCGACTGTCATGGAGCAGCTGTATATTCCTTGCTGTGTGCGTATAGTCAGTCGCTAAGCGTGTAGCTGTAAGTACATGTGCCTGTACAATATGAAGAGACAAGTGCTGCTACAGAATGGATCTTATGTATTATGCACCATGATGTCTATTCATAGGTTCTCTGCACTATTCTTCAGTTCAAGTCTTGTATTTCTAAGTTTTTGGATCACGAGCCCACCTGTAATCTACAAGCCAAAAATTGCATTGACATGATTTGTTTTAAGGATTGCCTAAGGCTGTTGATTGAGAGAATTAACAAGTCTCAGACACATTTCTGCGTACATATCCCAAAAAAATATATCCATGGTGATGTAGTAAGTTCTTCATATTGTGCAAAGCACACAATTTTTTTATAGTTCAAAAGAATGTGAATTTTGGAATCTCAACATTGGGTCAATAGTTTCTAACATAATTAAAAGATCGACTGTTAATAATTTCCACTACCGGTATCTTAAAAAAGCTGGACGCAAAATTTCGCAACTAGTTACCCCTGCAGCCCGCATCCCATTTGTCGATTGAGAGTGTTAAGGAAGTCTTAGACACATTTCTGCGTACATATCCGTAATATATATCCATGGTGATGTAGTAAGTTCTTCATATTGTGCAAAGCATACATTTTTTCATAGTTCAAAAGATTGTGAATTTTGCTATCTCAACATTGGTCAACNNNNNNNNNNNNNNNNNNNNNNNNNNNNNNNNNNNNNNNNNNNNNNNNNNNNNNNNNNNNNNNNNNNNNNNNNNNNNNNNNNNNNNNNNNNNNNNNNNNNAGTTTCTAACATAATTAAAAGATCGACCGATGATAATTTCCACAGCCGGTATTTTAAAAAGAGCTGGACGCAAAGCAACTAATTACCCCTGCAGCCCCCATCCCATTGTCCAATGTTATATTTCCGAGTTATCAATAAATATGAAATAATTGCACAACTTTAGAGGGTGCAATTGCGTCGTATGCAGTGTGCAACTTTAATGGTCGACCATTGTGTAAAAAGCCTGGAGCTAAAGCTACAATGGTGGATGAACTGATCGATAACGAGCAATTGTGTTGGTCTGAGAAAAAGCTAGAGGAGAATATTATCGAGACAAACAAACGTGATATCCACCAGATTCCTCTTGGTCATTTCGCAGAGGATGAATGGGCATGGACCCAGGAGAAAAGCAGGTTATTTTTGGTACATTCTGCCTATCGGCCCAACCTTCAGGGTCTGATGAATCACAAAATTATGTATGGAAGAAGCTTTGGAGGCTACCGGTTCCTCCAAAAGTGCGCTGTTTCTGGTGGAGAGTAATGAAAAAGTTTGTACCAGCAAGATAAGTTTTAAAGTCCAGACATATAGAGCCGATTGCATGCTGTGAAGCATGCGGTAAGCATGAAGAAACGATCCACCATGCATTATTTAGTTGTACGAGGGCAAAAATATTTTGGGATGAACTGAGAAGCATGAATGGTATTAAAATTCTGTTGCTCCATCCAGTTCCCTGAGCATCAGACTTAGTTGATGGCTCCAAAAGTTCAAATGATCAGGTTGGAGTTCGCAATCGATACCTACTGAGAGCGGTGCCGTATGGCGTCTGGCAACTTGCCGGAGAATGGTGTTATAACGATCTTCTTCCCCTGATTCTTTCCATCTCCTTCTCTCCTCTCTAGATCAGATCTCTCATGCTTTATCCCCTCCATGCTCTTCCCCCAAAGATCTTGCCCCGTCCTCACCGTTTAATACCCTATTTATCTCTGTTCTTCTTACAGTGCAAAAATCCCCAAATCAGCCCCTATTCTTTAAGGAGTTCGTGGACGCCCCTCTGCTTTGCTCTCTAGATTCTTCTTCCCATCAAATCTGCTGCCCCTCTTTGATTTAGTCTATCGATTCTGTCCACTACTAACTCCTACAGCCCCAACTCATAATATTTCCTCATTTCGAAGCTGTTTCATCTGTTTGACTGGGGGTTGCAGCTTCCCTGCCTTACGGCAATTAGCAGGCAATCAAGCTGAGAGTTGCGACCATGAAGGCCATTGGATGGAATTGTCATGGAATGGGGAAGATCCTTCAGAGCGAGAAAATGTGCTACCTTACCAGGATGATTTACTCCACAAAAGCGCAAATTTTCTTTGTCTCCGAAATAAAATCCTCTAAGGTAAAGTCTTCCGATCTCGTAACTAGATTTAACATGGCAGACAGTATTGTTGTCCCCTCTCGGAGACGATCTGTTGGGCTCTGGCTGATGTGGTCTCATGATCTCCAAGTCTTAGTTCAAAGTGCTAGTTTCCATGTCATCTTAGCTGCTATTACTCATAGCACTACTAATCAAAAGATTGGTTTAGTTTGCATGTATGGTGACCCGTATCATCGCCAAACTAGTCAAATCTGGAATGAGGTGGCTGCTTTCTTGTATGATAACCCTAGCCTTCCCATGTTATGTATAGGGGTATGAATGATATCTTGTATGATATGGATAAAAATACCCCAAATATTAATCGTGCTCGTATGTATACCTTCCGCTCGCTTGTAAAGCAATGTGGTTTTTTCGACTTAGGATATAGTGGTCCGGCCTACACTTGGACTAATAGGAGATTTTCTTCTAAACCCACTTTTGAAAGGCTGGACAAATGTTTGGTTAATGCTGAATGGTGTGCTGTCTATCCTATTTCAAATGTTTACAGCATGCCAATTATTCACGGTCTCAGAAGTCTCAGTGACCATGCTGCAATCTTACTTTCAACTGAAGACCCTCTTCGTAGAGTTAAACGttcttttaaatttgaaaattggtgGATTAAAGAAAAAGATTTCCAAGATAATGCAAAAGCTGCTAGGCTTTCCTCCGTGAACAAACCTTTTTCGGCCAGAACTAATCATCTTGCAGGTACACTTAAGATTTGGTGCAAAAAGAAGAAGCCACTGCAGCAGGAGCTCAACAATCTGGAGGAGGAAATAAAGAAAATTCGGATGCAACCTTTAGCCGGCCAAGACCATAATCTGGAGGCAGTTCTAGTTACAAGGTATGAACAAACAATGACTAAACTGACGGACTCCTATATGCAGCGTGCTAAGAAGCAATGGATAACGGATGGGGTAAGGAATACATCTTTCTTTCATAATGCTATTGtcaaaagaaggagaaggaatacCATTGTTTCAGTTAAAGATGAAAATAATGTGTTGCAGTTTATGCCGGACAGAATTAGTAATACTTTTGTCAACTACTTTAGATCCATATTTGCCTCTACAAATGCTAATAATGGCAGGCCTTTTATCGAAACACAATTATCCCAAGATGATCGAGGACTACACATACTTTGTCCCGGACAGTCAAGAGATTTTGGAGACACTCAAAGAAATGAAAAGAAACGCATCACCTGTTCAATGTGGAATTCTATCTTGCAACTTGGACTTGGATTGGACAAGATGTGGTGCAACTCGTAAGGAATTTCTTCCAAACAGGTATAATGCCAACACACATCAACGATACTCACATTGCTCTCATACCTAAAAAGCTTGTTCCTCTAGTTTCAGCATATTACCGACCTATTAGTCTTTGCAATGTTATTTACAAAATAATTGCGAAATGCTTAGCAAATAGGTTTAAACCTCACTTGCCAGACTACGTTCATCAATCGCAACAAGCTTTTATCGAAGATAGACGCATCAGTAACAACATTATCATTGCTCAAGAGATTACTCATTCGTTTGCTCTCAGCTCTTGGAAAAATCAAGATTTCATGCTTAAGATAGACCTTGCTAAAGCTTTTGATAGAGTAGAATGTAATTTCATAGTCGCCGCTCTTTCTCGTAAAGGGCTCCATGGTCATTTCATAAACTTGATACATGCTTGTGTCTCCTCTCCTACATTTTCAATTGTCATTAACGGTCAACCTTTTGCGAGATTCCGTAGTGACAGAGGTATAAGATAGGGGTGTCCCCTGTCTCACCTTATCTTTTTGTTCTCGCTATAAATGAATTGTCCATTGCTCTACAAGAAGCTATGTCGACTAACTCTTTTGCAGGAATAACTCTTGGACCAAATTGTCCCTCCATCCATTCTCTCTTGTTTGCAGATGATGTATTGATCTGTGGATAGGCTACACTACAGGAAGCTACACGAATGAAACCCATTTTACAAGATTTTTGTGTGCGCTCATGTCAATTGCCGAACTGGAATAAATCTGGAATCGTATTCAGCAAAAATGTCCCAACTTCCATAATCCATTCGATCAAACAAATGTTCCCAGTGCCAGATATCGATACCAATTTCATCCACCTTGGTCACCCTCTCATTCTTCCAGGCAAGGATAGAACAGCCGCCTATAACTTTGTTTTCGACAAATTCAAATCCAAGCTCAGTACATACAAAGCCGATAAGCTTTCTCATGCCTCGAGACTGGAACTCATAAAATATGTTTTCTCTTCTATCCCGGTGTACTACATGTCCAATATTCTTTTCACAAAAAAGTTCACTACTAAACTCACAGCTATCATTCGGAACTTCTGGTGGACAGGGATCCGAGAGGAATCTCAGTCAAGAAGCCTTTGTTTAAGGGCTTGGAAGGATATTTGTGCACCAAAAAACGAAGGAGGCCTAGGAATTAGGAATCTTCAAGCCACAAACCAAGCTTTGATCCTCATGGAGGCTTGGAGGATAGCTGATCGACCGAATGATTTCCTCCATGCTTGTTCTTAAATCCAAATATTTTCCAGACTCCTCCATTTGGCGCCCAAAACCAAATACTCCAAAATCTGCCTTTTGGTCTTCCATAATCAAATTTCTTCCTATTCTTAAATCCCAATCTTTCTACCAAATCTCACAAGGCAGTATCTCTATTTGGAGTACCCCATGGTGCCAAGATTTGACTCACATTTACGATGCTCTTATAATCCAACCTGCAAACTTTGTCTATCCATCCGTAGTGAAAGACCTTTGGATACCCAatcaacaagcatggaacgactgatgacccacaagtatagggggtgtatcatagtactttcgataaataagagtgtcgaacccaacgaggagcagaaggtgttgacaagcagtttcgatgaaggattcactgtaaatgctcacagacaagtttttaggaggttttgatatagcagataaataaaatacaagtaagtaaaatgcgagagtaataattgcagcgagtggcccaatcctttttagcacaaaggacaagccggtttgtttacttatgatgaccaaacgttcttgaggacacacgggaatttagtctagtgctttcgcttcatatggttgattaatcttcattgttttgataagtgttgtgtgggtgaacctatgctaatgcaccgcccttcctaggactaatacatacttgtgattaaaccccttgcaagcatccgcaaatacaagaaagtaattaagataaatctaaccacagccttaaactctgagatcctgctatccctcatgcatcgatataccaacgggggttcaggttgttgtcactccggcaaccaccccacaattagcaaacgaatacaagatacattcccctaggcccataaaggtaaagtatcatgtagtcgacgttcacatgacaccactagaagaataacaccacaacttaaatatcaaaccattaaatattactcaacatagttcactactaacatttagacttcacccatgtcctcaagaactaaacgaactactcacaagacatcatatggaacatgatcagaggtgatatgatgatgggtaacaatctgaacataaaccttgattcaacggtttcactcaatagcatcaataacaaagaGTAATTAACAcctggagagtttcccctatgaaatactcaagattcaaccccagatgttacagcggagacgaggtgcagcggtggagatgacggtgtcggtggtggagatgatgatgatgatgatcccaatgaagtccacctcgatgacggtgacgatggcgacgatttccccctccgggagggaatttccccggc from Lolium rigidum isolate FL_2022 chromosome 4, APGP_CSIRO_Lrig_0.1, whole genome shotgun sequence encodes the following:
- the LOC124647857 gene encoding gibberellin 20 oxidase 2-like is translated as MVDLSNSATMSTPSMEIALGCIPADPNGIESKNVTNVLDLWHLKKEIPAPFVWPHADTHPSSLTTTELDVPVVDVGAALRSAAGMRHAAAQVAAACASHGFFQVTGHGVDPALARAALDGAGGFFDLPLATKQRARRAPGTVTGYASAHADRFASKLPWKETLSFGHDHDDGDSRGVVDYFTSTLGDDFKDLGEVYQEYCKAMEEASLAIMEVLGVSLGLGRGYYRDFFADGSSIMRCNYYPRCPEPDRTMGTGPHCDPSALTILLQDGAVDGLQVFLDGAWRSVRPKPGVLVVNIGDTFMALSNGRYKSCLHRAVVHREQERRSLAYFLCPRHDRLVRPPSSPAPAPRLYPDFTWADLMRFTQRHYRADNRTLDAFALWLGPPSCSAPPMSPG